The Acidobacteriota bacterium genome includes the window CCGCTGTCTCGAGTCGAAGAATTTTCCGACGTTCCGACGCATCGTTCGGAAACCGAGGCGATGGGACCGGATCATGTCGATCGCAGAAGAGCGCGGAGGGAAGCTTCCTCCGGAACCGGACTCCGGCGCACTCGACAGATTTCTCGCCGCCGAGCGCGAGCGCGACCCGACGGGGTTTCCGGACCTCTCGCTCACGATCGTGAAGCTGATCGGGAGAGGAGAGTACGGTGTCGAGCTGCCGGGAGGGCCCGAGGCCGGTCACTTCGGTCTCGCCGTCCAGGACTACTCTCATTCCACCGCGCCGAACCGCCGGTTCCCCGATCTGATCACTCACCGGCTGGTGAAGTCCGCCCTCGCCGCGGAGGATCCCGCCTATTCGGTGGCGACATTGCGGGAGCTCGCCGAGCAATGCACCGACAAGGAAGACGCGGCGAACAAGGTCGAGCGCCGCGTGGCCAAATCGGCCGCAGCGATGCTGCTGAGCCGGCGAATCGGCCAGGTCTTCAGCGGAATCGTGACCGGCGCCGCGGACAAAGGAACCTGGGTTCGGATTTTCAGCCCACCGGCCGAAGGGAAACTGGTCAGGGGAGCCGGCTCGTTCGACGTGGGCGACCGTCTCAGGGTCCGTCTCGTCCGCGCCGATGTCGACCGCGGTTTCATCGACTTCGAGCCTGTAAGCTGAGCCGGGGCCCACCCGCTCACTCCCCGCGATCCGGGGCGGAATCTGATTTGCACTGCTTCCACCCGAACCCCTCTCCCGAGAGGGCAAAAGGAGGAATCACACGATGAACCGCAAAATCGTCGTCATCATGGCGACACTCACCATGCTTCTGGCTTTCGGAGCCTGCAAACACTCCGGCACGGCGCTCACGGCAAAGGCCCAGGCCGTCAACGTCGACATCGACGCGCCGCGCGAGCTTGCCGAGGGGGAGACCGGGACCGTCTCGATCGACGTCCGGAACATCGGACTCAACAATCTCTCCAATACGATCATCCAGGTCGAATTTCCTTCCGAACTGAGCGTCCTCAGCGAGAACCATGGCGCCGGAATGCGCGTGATGGAAGGGATCAGCGCAGACGGCAACATGATGTACCAGTACGATGTCGGCGACATCGAGGTCACACAGAACTCCAAGGCGAACTTCGAGGTTCGCGCTCGCTTCGGGACGCGGAATCGCTCGGGCGAGATCAAGGTCCTCGTCTGGAATGAAGATCTCCCCGGACAGAGACTCCTCGAAACAAAAGCAATCGACATGAAGCGTTGAGCATCGAGCGTGGCCGCCGTTTCACCGGCGGCCACCTCTGCTCGGGATGAGAGACGGGGTCGGGTCTGAACATGGAACTTAACTCCGCAAGTACGTCGTTTTTCGCCTGATTCGGGAGTTAAGTTCCATGTTCAGACCCGACCCCGAAACTTCCGCGCCACGGCTGGTCTGACTATCCTCCAACCTCCAACCTTCTTTTCCCCTCACGATCCGGTTCGCCACGGAATCTCCAGCAGATTTCCTTCATCGTCGATCGGCGGATAGTCGATCCCTTCGCGACGACAGAGCCGAGCGTATCCCGGATGAGCCCATTCGAAGAGCAATCGGCGACGCGTCTGGGCATCGACGCGTGACTCGTCGTACATGCCCGATTTCCGGCGTTGCTGCTGCGCCTCGAAGAGGATCAGCGCTGCTGCAACCGATACGTTGAGAGACGCAACGAGCCCTTCCATCGGAATCCGCACCCTCGCCGTAGCCGCCTCGAGAGCCTCGTTCGAAAGACCGCCCCTCTCCTCGCCGAGCACGATCGCCGTCGGGACGGTGTAGTCGACCGTCCTGAAATCCTCTGCATCCGGCGACGGATCGGCGGCGACGATCGTGAACCGACGATCAAGC containing:
- the trmH gene encoding tRNA (guanosine(18)-2'-O)-methyltransferase TrmH, whose protein sequence is MLPERFRRMHEALERRQPDLTVVLEGVHKPHNFSAIVRSCDAVGVMEAHAVVEGGGLRPQQNVAKGAHRYVTIRHHASSSSAIEELLDRRFTIVAADPSPDAEDFRTVDYTVPTAIVLGEERGGLSNEALEAATARVRIPMEGLVASLNVSVAAALILFEAQQQRRKSGMYDESRVDAQTRRRLLFEWAHPGYARLCRREGIDYPPIDDEGNLLEIPWRTGS